CGGCTGTGGATGAGTGTTACATAGCATGTCGTCTGTCTACAGGTATAAATTGAGTCATGAGATTCTTTATTATGAGTGAAAAGGAAGGATTCTGTCGGTTAACTGATAATCATGATTAAACAGGAAGAAACCTACCTCTACTCTGCCATTTGGCTTCCATATATGGTCCCGATCTTAGGAAAATGGCCCAGCCTGGTTTCTGGTGGCTCACTGTGCTGTGCTTGCAGTCCAGGATCCCGTTGTAGTCATGGCTGAGGATAGCCAAGAGAAGCTAAAGCCAGCAGAGGACAAAGAGGTCCTGGAGCAGGCCCAGATTAAGGGGCCAGTGGATGTGCCTGGAGGGGACACTCccaaggagaagcaggaagctgcaCAGCTGGATCGCCCAGGTCAAGGTAAGTGCTAAATGGGCTCTTGTGTCTTCCTCAGCCTAGACCTgtgctctgccttcctcttggCCAAGACAGCTGTCCACTGCTGTTCCTCTTGTGACATTGCCATTCTGGGAGTCCTGGCAGTCCTCAGATAGCTGTAGAGGGGCCTGAGGTCATGGTCATGTCACACTGGAAAGCCAGAGGACAGTTCAGGTTCCATAGGAAGGTAGAGAGGACCCTCTTCAGTCTCATGTCCTCGTCCTGTCCTTATGTCCTTCCAGGTATTGCTGTCCCTATGGGCGAGGCCCATCGCCACGAGCCTCCCATCCCTCATGATAAAGTGGTGGTGGATGAAGGCCAGGACCAAGAAGGGCCAGAGGAGAAAAAGCCACCTCCCAAGCTCCCAGATGAAGGAGACCCtgcaggcagggggcagggggcaccACTTCTGCCTGAGTCAGAGAAGAAGCAGGACcctgagaggggagaggaaggaaagaaacctgaGCAAGTCCTGGCAGTAGGGGGAACTGAACGTCCTCAGAAGATTCCAGAAGCAAATGGTCAGCCACCTGTCCAGCCTAGGAAGGAAGATTCCAGACCAGGAAATAGGGATCTGCATCCAGTTCCCCAGGCCAGGGTTTCTGTGGAGCTGAATGATCTGGTGGCAGGTGAAGGCAAGGAGTCTGCACAGAAGGCTGGAGGGGCCCCGTGGAAGCCCATGGAGAGTGCCGTGGAGAGCAATGTTGGTGAGTGCCAGCCTCTGGAGTTCATCACAGGGAATGGGTTAGTCCTGCTCAGTCCCCACAGCTCTCTCATTTCACATGATTAGCATGTGACTGTCACAGCCCTTCAGCAGCTGGTGGGTAAAGAAGAGCCGAGGAGCCTGACAGCTTCTGTAATATCTGTCACACAGTTGTGGCCATACCACTAAATGTCAGGTGCCAGGCTGTTCTCGTGGTGCACTCAGGGGACAGTGCAGGAACGCTTGACAGGTAACACATTGTTAGTGCCCGTCTAAGAGCTGGTTAGGATGGTGCTTGCATTTTAATTGGCGAAGGTAGTTAACATTGGCTCACTGCCATAGCCTGAGAttgttaaatgttttttattactTCCCTGGTAACAGTCAGGTTGAACATACACTGTGCTGGGGGGCTGGCTAGAGAGTCATTTTAGGAAACATCTGCCAGCCCCTCACCCACACCCAACTTTGACTTTCCAACAAACCAGCGGAGTCTCCCTGTGTGCAGGTGGGAAGGCGGGCCTCGCTGTACAAAGGccagaggctgcagagcagagggagaagaaggaggctGAGCAACCGGGTGGAGACCAAGCAGGGAGCAAGTTGGAAGGTGAGGGGGCCATAGCCCTACGGAAGGAGCCCCAGAATGAGCTTGGGTGGGATGGGTGCTCCTGgatccctcctgcctccacaacTTCCGTTGCTTGGTTTTTATGCTAAGGAAGCACCTTCAGTGACCCCTCGCTATTCCCATCAGTAGCTTTCCTCCGGCCCCTCTCCAGGATTGTTTTTATCTCCCTCCTTTGCCCTTATACAAGGTGTCACATGGTCATCTGGCTTTTAACTACCATTTTGATTTCCTCTTTAAGCAGGCATGTTAATATTTTCACCACTCGTCCTTAAAGGCTAGGAGGGAAGCCTTAGTTCACAGCTGGGAAGACTCATGTGAAGGCTCTGCCTGAGGTGGATCTGTGTGCCGTGTGCTAGTTGGGCTGGGATGGCATTGCATCTTTGTCACACCTGACGTAACGGCCTGCCCTGGCACCTGAAGTTTGCCATGGCTGTTGTACCCTGAGTTCTCTAAACTTTCATGTCCATTTTGACTTTATTTCGTCCCCGTGGTGTTTCTTGTGCAGGGGAGGCAGTGGTGGCCTACCCGGCAGCCCACTAGTGACAACCTGTCCAATTGTTTTTGGTGAACCCTCAGCTGAAGTCtgacctgggctacatggtgtcCCAGGCCAAACTCCATGGCCATCTCTGAACTGGGCGTCTTGGGTGTTCATGCCTCACGCCACAATGGGTTTGAAGAGATTCAGGCTTTGCCTCTCACTCAGCCATAAAGGCCAGACTTGAGCAGCTGCTCAGCCGCTGCAGCTGATGGGGGCTGCTCCTGGCTGACAGTGCAGACCTGGAAGATAGAACACAGGTTTCTTCTGCTTGGTTGGAGCTCACAACTTGCTTGGGAAACTTTCCCACACTTGCTAtttttgtctctggttttagtCTGACTATATTTGTTGGTTCCAGTTTCTGTAATCTCTCACCTAAACATATTTGATTCTttgactgtttttttctttctgaagaagAGACTTTTCATGGTTTCCTATTGTGCCTCTCTTCCATATGCCTCTCAATGGGACGGACAGCTGAGATTAAAAAGCTAGTAGCAGGTACGGCTCAGGACTGGTGCAAAagaagcatgtgtgtggaggccctGACAGTGTGGGAACAGCACCTTGGTGGCACATTCTGCCCCTGAGGGCCCTGCATGAAGATGTGTCAGTTCCGAGGAGTGGCACCCCTCCAGACACAACATAGCCCCCAGGTGGGGTCTCTGACCCTCcagctccctctttcttctcagcCCCTGTGGCTTTATCCTTAGAGAACAGCCTAATGGTGTCTCTAAGTAACCTGAACCTGAGTTAGAGACAGGGTTGGGGCTGCATGTATCTGCTGCTGTGTGCGTTGCCTATGTCTCCTGTGGGTTTCCATCCTGTCTGCACACCTGGCCCTGCTAGGGCGGGACTTGAAAAAGTCAGTCACCATGCTGTCCCACATTTGCCATATGCGTGGGACTTCCAGTGGACGCAGCacctttttccctctcccagagCCAACGCATGGCTGGTCCACTGAGGCGTACACGAGGCATGGGGCCTGCTCTGTCAGAACCTTGCACTTAGCAGGTTGGAAAGTGCCAGCACTGTGTATAACTTTGAGTATTCTTATATAACCGACAGTCACATGATCTTGCAGTCAGTGAGGCAGCCTGTGGGGGTCACTGCTATGAGCTTTTTCATgtgaagggagaagaagggagccGTGTTACTAGGTCTTTTCCTCTCAAGCCACTGTCTGGACCTTAGGCATTGGCAAGAGGAACAGCTCTGTTTCTTGAAGTTAGCTCTTTTCTTCATGGTGGGCCCAACATCCTCTCCATGGTCCAACCTGCCTTTCCTTGCACTGGCTACTGAAGGGTTTGGGAAGATCCTAGGGGTGTGCTCATGGGAACATACTTGTGACCCTTGGAAGGTCTCTGAAAATGGATTGCTTCAGCTAGTTACTGGTGGGAGCCTGTGAATGTGTGCCCTGCACCTGGGagctacatagccctggctggcctcttaGCTCACCAAGGACTGCTTGCCTGAATCCTgtgtgcagggattaaaggtgtgttccatccccactcccacgTAAGACACTTTTATACTCTGATACCTAGTCCCTAGCCCATCATCTCCTAAAGATGCCTAACTTAAAAATGTATGAGTTGTGAAGATTAACCTGCCATAGCTGCTTGCTATGGATAACTGGCTGGCCCAGTGCTGATGTGCTTAGAGTGAGAAGCCAGCCAGCCCTTGATGTACTTGTCAGTGGCCACCAAAAGCAGCTGATGGTGACTGGATCATACCTGCCAGGGTTTGTGGATAGGACACAGCAAGTTTGAATAGGAAGGTCTTCTTACCTGTGCTATTCGAGGCTTGACTCCCCCTCATTGACGAGATGAAGCTCCCCTCCTTCCTGAATACCCAGCCGTCCCCTGGTATCCAGGCCACACTGACAGGTTCTCATGTTCCACTTgaagacttttgtttttaagattctcttcatctgggggctggagagatggctcagtggttaagagcactgactgctcttcctgaggtcctgagttcaattcccagcaaccacatggtagctcacaaccatctataatgggatctggtgcccttttctggtgtgtctgcagacaacAACCATgaacttacataaaacaaatacatcttttttaaaaaaaaaaaaagattctcttcATCTTACAAGaaactttcttaaaatattaaaactttttttaaagatagcttttaggttttattttctcttgtgttAGCCCTAGAACAAATGTGTGAGGCAGTCGAGGAGAACCACCCAGCTCAGAGAACCTACTACTAACTTTCTGGTACATTCCTTCTCAATTTTTGTGTGGACATGCATTTTCAGCCAGAAGCAGACAGGGATCTGGGATTGACCACTCTCTGACCCACTGAGGGGAGAGTAGATGCAGGTATGACTGCCGCTGGCCAGATTAGGGCCTAGCCCTCTAGCCTGACTGCTGTGCCACTGGGATTGAGGTGATGCAGATGGTGTTGCAGATACAGGCATGACAGGACCGATTCCCCATGGGTCACAGGGCCACAGGTGTCTGGCAACCCTATCTGGGGTGCATCTGATGTTGTGTGTCTCCACCAGAAGCTGGGAGGGCAGAGATGCTGGACCATGCTGTCCTGCTACAGGTGATCAAAGAGCAGCAGGTTCAGCAGAAGCGCCTCTTGGACCAGCAGGAGAAGCTTCTTGCAGTGATTGAGGAGCAGCACAAGGAGATCCGGCAGCAGCgacaggagggtgaggaggacAAACCTAAGCCTGGTAGGTAGAACCCAGCCCTGGGGAACAGAAGACAGACCAGGTCTGGGGCTAGACTCAAGGCTCAGAGCCTGAAGAGTGAAGATTTCAGTCTTGatccttgtttttaaattttatttttattatgtgtgtgtttatgtgtgtatgtggaggttagaagagaatgtcagacgccttagaactggagttacagaccattgtgagcgTCCTGAATAGGTACTGCGAGAGCAGCTTTggtcttctccaagagcagcaaacatTAACTgttgagtcgtctctccagctcttggtgatttttttttttttaatttatgtatatgagtacactatacccgtccttagacacaccagaagagggcatcggatcccattacagatggttgtgagccaccatgtggttgctgggaattgaactcaggacctctggaagagcagttagtgttctttttttttttttttttttttcccagggagcttggggccgaacccagggccttgcacttgctaggcaagcgctctaccactgagctaaatccccaaccccgcagttagtgttcttaactgcttgAAAGTTTCTTTTCAGTCAGTGCATCACCAACTGTCCATTTCTTTGGCTAAAACAATGCTTACCTTCGTTCACAGCAGACATGCAGCCAGAGCCTGGGGCGGCTGTActcagaggacaggaggaggaggctgagcatGCTGGGGCCCCAGATGAGCATGCTGGGGAGACACTGGAAGATAACCCTTCACAGCCTTTGCAACCTGTGCTTGGAGCTCCTAGGGGTCTTCCTGCTGGTGGTTCTGACACAGAGCCCCATGGGGCTTCAAGTAAGCTGAGAGAAGACCAAAAAGGTGCTGCCCTCAAGGTGGCTGAAGCTGTGAGGAAGCTGGTCCCAGGGGACTTGGAACCAGTGCACAAGCCAGACCCTGCTGAGGTGCCCAAGAGTGCAGAGAAGCAGCTTGCCAAGGAGGTTGCCAGGCAGCGCCAAGATGTCTTTGGTGAAGGTtcccaagaaaggaaggaaactggaaaggacGCAGTGGCCCCTGGTGCTGATACTCAGAAAGAGGCTGCCCAGCCTTTAGTGGGGGCAGAAGCTGAGGACTCTCACTCAAAGTCCAGGCACTCAGAACCCACCATGGTCCCAGCTAATGGGCCAGCAGGTATGGGCTTTCAGGCCCAAGCCAGGTTTCAGCAAGAACCCCAGGCCACCTTTGACAAAGGTCAGGATTCTCACCCAGAGGTAAGAAGTGAGGGCCCCCGAGGGGTTGGCATCCCTGCTGAGGAGCAGCACAGAGGAAGAGGGGCTGCCGCCATgcaagaggaaaagcagagaccAGATCCGAATTCTGGGCCCAAACCAGCTGTGCCTGGGGATCAGAAGCCTGAGAATGCCAAGCCTAACAGAGACCTGAAAGTGCAGGCTGGCTCTGACCTGCGGAGGAGACGGCGGGATCTCGCCTCTTCTCCAGAGCAGGAGCTGGCTCCAAAGGATGGAGTCATCATTAGCTTTAACTCCCTCCCTAACGTCCAGGTGAA
The genomic region above belongs to Rattus rattus isolate New Zealand chromosome 9, Rrattus_CSIRO_v1, whole genome shotgun sequence and contains:
- the Slc38a10 gene encoding putative sodium-coupled neutral amino acid transporter 10 isoform X5, which encodes MTAASTSKWGLVTNVVNSIVGVSVLTMPFCFKQCGIVLGALLLVFCSWMTHQSCMFLVKSASLSKRRTYAGLAFHAYGKAGKMLVETSMIGLMLGSCITFYVVIGDLGSNFFAPLFGLQVTRTFRVFLLFAVSLCIVLPLSLQRNMMASIQSFSAMALLFYTIFMFVIVLSSFKHGLFSGQWLQRVSYIRWEGVFRCVPIFGMSFACQSQVLPTYDSLDEPSVKTMSSIFASSLNVVTAFYVMVGFFGYVSFTDATTGNVLIHFPSNLVTEMIRVGFVMSVAVGFPMMILPCRQALNTLLFEQQQKDGTFAAGGYMPPLRFKVLTLSVVFGTMVGGVMIPNVETILGFTGATMGSLICFICPALIYKKAHKNAPSAQVVLWVGLGILVVSTLTTLSVSEEAPLDLTQGARSGQRGDAEGAMKVEAARLSVQDPVVVMAEDSQEKLKPAEDKEVLEQAQIKGPVDVPGGDTPKEKQEAAQLDRPGQGIAVPMGEAHRHEPPIPHDKVVVDEGQDQEGPEEKKPPPKLPDEGDPAGRGQGAPLLPESEKKQDPERGEEGKKPEQVLAVGGTERPQKIPEANGQPPVQPRKEDSRPGNRDLHPVPQARVSVELNDLVAGEGKESAQKAGGAPWKPMESAVESNVGGKAGLAVQRPEAAEQREKKEAEQPGGDQAGSKLEEAGRAEMLDHAVLLQVIKEQQVQQKRLLDQQEKLLAVIEEQHKEIRQQRQEGEEDKPKPADMQPEPGAAVLRGQEEEAEHAGAPDEHAGETLEDNPSQPLQPVLGAPRGLPAGGSDTEPHGASSKLREDQKGAALKVAEAVRKLVPGDLEPVHKPDPAEVPKSAEKQLAKEVARQRQDVFGEGSQERKETGKDAVAPGADTQKEAAQPLVGAEAEDSHSKSRHSEPTMVPANGPAGMGFQAQARFQQEPQATFDKGQDSHPEVRSEGPRGVGIPAEEQHRGRGAAAMQEEKQRPDPNSGPKPAVPGDQKPENAKPNRDLKVQAGSDLRRRRRDLASSPEQELAPKDGVIISFNSLPNVQVNDLRSALDTQLRQAAGAALQVVHSRQIKQLSGDLEEA
- the Slc38a10 gene encoding putative sodium-coupled neutral amino acid transporter 10 isoform X6, whose protein sequence is MTAASTSKWGLVTNVVNSIVGVSVLTMPFCFKQCGIVLGALLLVFCSWMTHQSCMFLVKSASLSKRRTYAGLAFHAYGKAGKMLVETSMIGLMLGSCITFYVVIGDLGSNFFAPLFGLQVTRTFRVFLLFAVSLCIVLPLSLQRNMMASIQSFSAMALLFYTIFMFVIVLSSFKHGLFSGQWLQRVSYIRWEGVFRCVPIFGMSFACQSQVLPTYDSLDEPSVKTMSSIFASSLNVVTAFYVMVGFFGYVSFTDATTGNVLIHFPSNLVTEMIRVGFVMSVAVGFPMMILPCRQALNTLLFEQQQKDGTFAAGGYMPPLRFKVLTLSVVFGTMVGGVMIPNVETILGFTGATMGSLICFICPALIYKKAHKNAPSAQVVLWVGLGILVVSTLTTLSVSEEAPLDLTQGARSGQRGDAEGAMKVEAARLSVQDPVVVMAEDSQEKLKPAEDKEVLEQAQIKGPVDVPGGDTPKEKQEAAQLDRPGQGIAVPMGEAHRHEPPIPHDKVVVDEGQDQEGPEEKKPPPKLPDEGDPAGRGQGAPLLPESEKKQDPERGEEGKKPEQVLAVGGTERPQKIPEANGQPPVQPRKEDSRPGNRDLHPVPQARVSVELNDLVAGEGKESAQKAGGAPWKPMESAVESNVGGKAGLAVQRPEAAEQREKKEAEQPGGDQAGSKLEEAGRAEMLDHAVLLQVIKEQQVQQKRLLDQQEKLLAVIEEQHKEIRQQRQEGEEDKPKPDMQPEPGAAVLRGQEEEAEHAGAPDEHAGETLEDNPSQPLQPVLGAPRGLPAGGSDTEPHGASSKLREDQKGAALKVAEAVRKLVPGDLEPVHKPDPAEVPKSAEKQLAKEVARQRQDVFGEGSQERKETGKDAVAPGADTQKEAAQPLVGAEAEDSHSKSRHSEPTMVPANGPAGMGFQAQARFQQEPQATFDKGQDSHPEVRSEGPRGVGIPAEEQHRGRGAAAMQEEKQRPDPNSGPKPAVPGDQKPENAKPNRDLKVQAGSDLRRRRRDLASSPEQELAPKDGVIISFNSLPNVQVNDLRSALDTQLRQAAGAALQVVHSRQIKQLSGDLEEA
- the Slc38a10 gene encoding putative sodium-coupled neutral amino acid transporter 10 isoform X1, yielding MTAASTSKWGLVTNVVNSIVGVSVLTMPFCFKQCGIVLGALLLVFCSWMTHQSCMFLVKSASLSKRRTYAGLAFHAYGKAGKMLVETSMIGLMLGSCITFYVVIGDLGSNFFAPLFGLQVTRTFRVFLLFAVSLCIVLPLSLQRNMMASIQSFSAMALLFYTIFMFVIVLSSFKHGLFSGQWLQRVSYIRWEGVFRCVPIFGMSFACQSQVLPTYDSLDEPSVKTMSSIFASSLNVVTAFYVMVGFFGYVSFTDATTGNVLIHFPSNLVTEMIRVGFVMSVAVGFPMMILPCRQALNTLLFEQQQKDGTFAAGGYMPPLRFKVLTLSVVFGTMVGGVMIPNVETILGFTGATMGSLICFICPALIYKKAHKNAPSAQVVLWVGLGILVVSTLTTLSVSEEAPLDLTQGARSGQRGDAEGAMKVEAARLSVQDPVVVMAEDSQEKLKPAEDKEVLEQAQIKGPVDVPGGDTPKEKQEAAQLDRPGQGIAVPMGEAHRHEPPIPHDKVVVDEGQDQEGPEEKKPPPKLPDEGDPAGRGQGAPLLPESEKKQDPERGEEGKKPEQVLAVGGTERPQKIPEANGQPPVQPRKEDSRPGNRDLHPVPQARVSVELNDLVAGEGKESAQKAGGAPWKPMESAVESNVGGKAGLAVQRPEAAEQREKKEAEQPGGDQAGSKLEAEIKKLVAEAGRAEMLDHAVLLQVIKEQQVQQKRLLDQQEKLLAVIEEQHKEIRQQRQEGEEDKPKPADMQPEPGAAVLRGQEEEAEHAGAPDEHAGETLEDNPSQPLQPVLGAPRGLPAGGSDTEPHGASSKLREDQKGAALKVAEAVRKLVPGDLEPVHKPDPAEVPKSAEKQLAKEVARQRQDVFGEGSQERKETGKDAVAPGADTQKEAAQPLVGAEAEDSHSKSRHSEPTMVPANGPAGMGFQAQARFQQEPQATFDKGQDSHPEVRSEGPRGVGIPAEEQHRGRGAAAMQEEKQRPDPNSGPKPAVPGDQKPENAKPNRDLKVQAGSDLRRRRRDLASSPEQELAPKDGVIISFNSLPNVQVNDLRSALDTQLRQAAGAALQVVHSRQIKQLSGDLEEA
- the Slc38a10 gene encoding putative sodium-coupled neutral amino acid transporter 10 isoform X3, which encodes MTAASTSKWGLVTNVVNSIVGVSVLTMPFCFKQCGIVLGALLLVFCSWMTHQSCMFLVKSASLSKRRTYAGLAFHAYGKAGKMLVETSMIGLMLGSCITFYVVIGDLGSNFFAPLFGLQVTRTFRVFLLFAVSLCIVLPLSLQRNMMASIQSFSAMALLFYTIFMFVIVLSSFKHGLFSGQWLQRVSYIRWEGVFRCVPIFGMSFACQSQVLPTYDSLDEPSVKTMSSIFASSLNVVTAFYVMVGFFGYVSFTDATTGNVLIHFPSNLVTEMIRVGFVMSVAVGFPMMILPCRQALNTLLFEQQQKDGTFAAGGYMPPLRFKVLTLSVVFGTMVGGVMIPNVETILGFTGATMGSLICFICPALIYKKAHKNAPSAQVVLWVGLGILVVSTLTTLSVSEEAPLDLTQGARSGQRGDAEGAMKVEAARLSVQDPVVVMAEDSQEKLKPAEDKEVLEQAQIKGPVDVPGGDTPKEKQEAAQLDRPGQGIAVPMGEAHRHEPPIPHDKVVVDEGQDQEGPEEKKPPPKLPDEGDPAGRGQGAPLLPESEKKQDPERGEEGKKPEQVLAVGGTERPQKIPEANGQPPVQPRKEDSRPGNRDLHPVPQARVSVELNDLVAGEGKESAQKAGGAPWKPMESAVESNVGGKAGLAVQRPEAAEQREKKEAEQPGGDQAGSKLEAEIKKLVAEAGRAEMLDHAVLLQVIKEQQVQQKRLLDQQEKLLAVIEEQHKEIRQQRQEGEEDKPKPDMQPEPGAAVLRGQEEEAEHAGAPDEHAGETLEDNPSQPLQPVLGAPRGLPAGGSDTEPHGASSKLREDQKGAALKVAEAVRKLVPGDLEPVHKPDPAEVPKSAEKQLAKEVARQRQDVFGEGSQERKETGKDAVAPGADTQKEAAQPLVGAEAEDSHSKSRHSEPTMVPANGPAGMGFQAQARFQQEPQATFDKGQDSHPEVRSEGPRGVGIPAEEQHRGRGAAAMQEEKQRPDPNSGPKPAVPGDQKPENAKPNRDLKVQAGSDLRRRRRDLASSPEQELAPKDGVIISFNSLPNVQVNDLRSALDTQLRQAAGAALQVVHSRQIKQLSGDLEEA
- the Slc38a10 gene encoding putative sodium-coupled neutral amino acid transporter 10 isoform X7, yielding MTAASTSKWGLVTNVVNSIVGVSVLTMPFCFKQCGIVLGALLLVFCSWMTHQSCMFLVKSASLSKRRTYAGLAFHAYGKAGKMLVETSMIGLMLGSCITFYVVIGDLGSNFFAPLFGLQVTRTFRVFLLFAVSLCIVLPLSLQRNMMASIQSFSAMALLFYTIFMFVIVLSSFKHGLFSGQWLQRVSYIRWEGVFRCVPIFGMSFACQSQVLPTYDSLDEPSVKTMSSIFASSLNVVTAFYVMVGFFGYVSFTDATTGNVLIHFPSNLVTEMIRVGFVMSVAVGFPMMILPCRQALNTLLFEQQQKDGTFAAGGYMPPLRFKVLTLSVVFGTMVGGVMIPNVETILGFTGATMGSLICFICPALIYKKAHKNAPSAQVVLWVGLGILVVSTLTTLSVSEEAPLDLTQGARSGQRGDAEGAMKVEAARLSVQDPVVVMAEDSQEKLKPAEDKEVLEQAQIKGPVDVPGGDTPKEKQEAAQLDRPGQGIAVPMGEAHRHEPPIPHDKVVVDEGQDQEGPEEKKPPPKLPDEGDPAGRGQGAPLLPESEKKQDPERGEEGKKPEQVLAVGGTERPQKIPEANGQPPVQPRKEDSRPGNRDLHPVPQARVSVELNDLVAGEGKESAQKAGGAPWKPMESAVESNVGGKAGLAVQRPEAAEQREKKEAEQPGGDQAGSKLEAGRAEMLDHAVLLQVIKEQQVQQKRLLDQQEKLLAVIEEQHKEIRQQRQEGEEDKPKPADMQPEPGAAVLRGQEEEAEHAGAPDEHAGETLEDNPSQPLQPVLGAPRGLPAGGSDTEPHGASSKLREDQKGAALKVAEAVRKLVPGDLEPVHKPDPAEVPKSAEKQLAKEVARQRQDVFGEGSQERKETGKDAVAPGADTQKEAAQPLVGAEAEDSHSKSRHSEPTMVPANGPAGMGFQAQARFQQEPQATFDKGQDSHPEVRSEGPRGVGIPAEEQHRGRGAAAMQEEKQRPDPNSGPKPAVPGDQKPENAKPNRDLKVQAGSDLRRRRRDLASSPEQELAPKDGVIISFNSLPNVQVNDLRSALDTQLRQAAGAALQVVHSRQIKQLSGDLEEA
- the Slc38a10 gene encoding putative sodium-coupled neutral amino acid transporter 10 isoform X2 — its product is MTAASTSKWGLVTNVVNSIVGVSVLTMPFCFKQCGIVLGALLLVFCSWMTHQSCMFLVKSASLSKRRTYAGLAFHAYGKAGKMLVETSMIGLMLGSCITFYVVIGDLGSNFFAPLFGLQVTRTFRVFLLFAVSLCIVLPLSLQRNMMASIQSFSAMALLFYTIFMFVIVLSSFKHGLFSGQWLQRVSYIRWEGVFRCVPIFGMSFACQSQVLPTYDSLDEPSVKTMSSIFASSLNVVTAFYVMVGFFGYVSFTDATTGNVLIHFPSNLVTEMIRVGFVMSVAVGFPMMILPCRQALNTLLFEQQQKDGTFAAGGYMPPLRFKVLTLSVVFGTMVGGVMIPNVETILGFTGATMGSLICFICPALIYKKAHKNAPSAQVVLWVGLGILVVSTLTTLSVSEEAPLDLTQGARSGQRGDAEGAMKVEAARLSVQDPVVVMAEDSQEKLKPAEDKEVLEQAQIKGPVDVPGGDTPKEKQEAAQLDRPGQGIAVPMGEAHRHEPPIPHDKVVVDEGQDQEGPEEKKPPPKLPDEGDPAGRGQGAPLLPESEKKQDPERGEEGKKPEQVLAVGGTERPQKIPEANGQPPVQPRKEDSRPGNRDLHPVPQARVSVELNDLVAGEGKESAQKAGGAPWKPMESAVESNVGGKAGLAVQRPEAAEQREKKEAEQPGGDQAGSKLEAEIKKLVAAGRAEMLDHAVLLQVIKEQQVQQKRLLDQQEKLLAVIEEQHKEIRQQRQEGEEDKPKPADMQPEPGAAVLRGQEEEAEHAGAPDEHAGETLEDNPSQPLQPVLGAPRGLPAGGSDTEPHGASSKLREDQKGAALKVAEAVRKLVPGDLEPVHKPDPAEVPKSAEKQLAKEVARQRQDVFGEGSQERKETGKDAVAPGADTQKEAAQPLVGAEAEDSHSKSRHSEPTMVPANGPAGMGFQAQARFQQEPQATFDKGQDSHPEVRSEGPRGVGIPAEEQHRGRGAAAMQEEKQRPDPNSGPKPAVPGDQKPENAKPNRDLKVQAGSDLRRRRRDLASSPEQELAPKDGVIISFNSLPNVQVNDLRSALDTQLRQAAGAALQVVHSRQIKQLSGDLEEA
- the Slc38a10 gene encoding putative sodium-coupled neutral amino acid transporter 10 isoform X4, whose product is MTAASTSKWGLVTNVVNSIVGVSVLTMPFCFKQCGIVLGALLLVFCSWMTHQSCMFLVKSASLSKRRTYAGLAFHAYGKAGKMLVETSMIGLMLGSCITFYVVIGDLGSNFFAPLFGLQVTRTFRVFLLFAVSLCIVLPLSLQRNMMASIQSFSAMALLFYTIFMFVIVLSSFKHGLFSGQWLQRVSYIRWEGVFRCVPIFGMSFACQSQVLPTYDSLDEPSVKTMSSIFASSLNVVTAFYVMVGFFGYVSFTDATTGNVLIHFPSNLVTEMIRVGFVMSVAVGFPMMILPCRQALNTLLFEQQQKDGTFAAGGYMPPLRFKVLTLSVVFGTMVGGVMIPNVETILGFTGATMGSLICFICPALIYKKAHKNAPSAQVVLWVGLGILVVSTLTTLSVSEEAPLDLTQGARSGQRGDAEGAMKVEAARLSVQDPVVVMAEDSQEKLKPAEDKEVLEQAQIKGPVDVPGGDTPKEKQEAAQLDRPGQGIAVPMGEAHRHEPPIPHDKVVVDEGQDQEGPEEKKPPPKLPDEGDPAGRGQGAPLLPESEKKQDPERGEEGKKPEQVLAVGGTERPQKIPEANGQPPVQPRKEDSRPGNRDLHPVPQARVSVELNDLVAGEGKESAQKAGGAPWKPMESAVESNVGGKAGLAVQRPEAAEQREKKEAEQPGGDQAGSKLEAEIKKLVAAGRAEMLDHAVLLQVIKEQQVQQKRLLDQQEKLLAVIEEQHKEIRQQRQEGEEDKPKPDMQPEPGAAVLRGQEEEAEHAGAPDEHAGETLEDNPSQPLQPVLGAPRGLPAGGSDTEPHGASSKLREDQKGAALKVAEAVRKLVPGDLEPVHKPDPAEVPKSAEKQLAKEVARQRQDVFGEGSQERKETGKDAVAPGADTQKEAAQPLVGAEAEDSHSKSRHSEPTMVPANGPAGMGFQAQARFQQEPQATFDKGQDSHPEVRSEGPRGVGIPAEEQHRGRGAAAMQEEKQRPDPNSGPKPAVPGDQKPENAKPNRDLKVQAGSDLRRRRRDLASSPEQELAPKDGVIISFNSLPNVQVNDLRSALDTQLRQAAGAALQVVHSRQIKQLSGDLEEA